The following are encoded in a window of Pseudomonas sp. St316 genomic DNA:
- a CDS encoding ABC transporter substrate-binding protein: MQTYKKFLLAAAASLVFSASAMAAEKLKMGIEAAYPPFNNKDASGQVVGFDKDIGDALCAKMKVECEVVTSNWDGIIPALMAQKFDFLISSLSVNDERKQAVDFTDPYYSNKLQFIAPKNVDFKTDKESLKGKVIGAQRSTLAGTWLEDELGSDITAKLYDTQENAYLDLTSGRVDAILADKYVNYDWLKTEAGRAYEFKGDPVVEGDKIAIAVRKGNDELRNKLNAALKEIIADGTYKKINDKYFPFSIY; the protein is encoded by the coding sequence ATGCAGACCTACAAGAAATTCCTCCTGGCCGCAGCGGCCAGCCTGGTTTTCTCGGCCAGCGCCATGGCGGCCGAAAAGCTGAAGATGGGCATCGAAGCGGCCTATCCGCCGTTCAACAACAAGGACGCCAGCGGCCAGGTCGTGGGGTTCGATAAAGACATTGGCGACGCCCTGTGCGCCAAGATGAAAGTCGAGTGCGAAGTGGTCACGTCCAACTGGGACGGCATCATTCCCGCCCTGATGGCCCAGAAGTTCGATTTCCTGATTTCTTCGCTGTCGGTCAACGACGAGCGCAAGCAAGCCGTGGACTTCACCGACCCGTACTACTCCAACAAACTGCAATTCATCGCGCCGAAAAACGTCGACTTCAAAACCGATAAAGAGTCTCTCAAAGGCAAGGTCATCGGGGCACAGCGCTCTACCCTCGCCGGCACTTGGCTGGAAGACGAACTGGGCAGCGATATCACCGCCAAGCTCTACGACACCCAGGAAAACGCCTACCTGGACCTGACCTCCGGCCGCGTCGACGCGATCCTGGCGGACAAATACGTGAACTACGATTGGCTGAAAACCGAAGCTGGCCGTGCTTACGAATTCAAGGGCGACCCGGTGGTGGAAGGCGACAAGATCGCCATTGCGGTGCGCAAGGGTAACGACGAACTGCGCAACAAGCTGAACGCCGCACTCAAGGAAATCATTGCCGACGGCACCTATAAAAAGATCAACGACAAGTACTTCCCGTTCAGCATCTATTGA
- a CDS encoding ABC transporter ATP-binding protein translates to MAQATPALEIRNLHKRYGQLEVLKGVSLTARDGDVISILGSSGSGKSTFLRCINLLENPNQGEILVAGEALKLKAAKNGELVAADGKQINRMRSEIGFVFQNFNLWPHMSVLDNIIEAPRRVLGQSKAEAVEVAEALLAKVGIADKRHAYPAELSGGQQQRAAIARTLAMQPKVILFDEPTSALDPEMVQEVLSVIRALAEEGRTMLLVTHEMGFARQVSSEVVFLHQGLVEEQGSPQQVFENPLSARCKQFMSSNR, encoded by the coding sequence ATGGCCCAGGCCACGCCCGCGCTTGAAATCCGCAACCTGCACAAACGCTACGGACAGCTGGAGGTGCTCAAAGGCGTCTCGCTGACCGCCCGCGACGGCGATGTGATCTCGATCCTCGGATCCTCCGGGTCCGGCAAGTCCACGTTCCTGCGTTGCATCAACCTGCTGGAAAACCCTAACCAGGGTGAAATCCTGGTGGCCGGCGAAGCGCTCAAGCTCAAGGCCGCGAAAAATGGCGAGCTGGTGGCCGCCGACGGCAAACAGATCAACCGCATGCGCAGCGAGATCGGTTTTGTCTTTCAGAACTTCAACCTTTGGCCGCACATGAGCGTGCTCGATAACATCATCGAAGCGCCGCGCCGGGTGCTTGGCCAAAGCAAGGCCGAAGCCGTCGAAGTGGCCGAGGCCCTTTTGGCCAAAGTCGGTATCGCCGACAAGCGCCACGCCTACCCGGCCGAACTGTCCGGCGGCCAGCAACAACGCGCCGCCATCGCCCGCACACTGGCGATGCAGCCCAAGGTGATTCTGTTCGACGAACCCACCTCCGCCCTTGACCCGGAAATGGTCCAGGAAGTACTTAGTGTGATCCGCGCCCTGGCCGAAGAAGGACGCACCATGCTGCTGGTCACCCATGAAATGGGCTTCGCCCGTCAGGTTTCCAGCGAGGTCGTGTTCCTTCATCAAGGCCTGGTCGAGGAGCAAGGATCGCCACAGCAGGTCTTCGAGAACCCGCTTTCGGCGCGCTGCAAACAATTCATGTCCAGCAACCGCTAA
- the vapC gene encoding tRNA(fMet)-specific endonuclease VapC: MIKFMLDTNICIFTIKNKPQIVREAFNLHHGQLCISAVTPMELIYGAEKSSAPEKNLGVIEGFCARLEVLPFGYDAAAHTGMIRAELAKMGRPIRPYDQMIAGHARSLGLIVVTNNLKEFERVPGLRIEDWTTVTTTGS; this comes from the coding sequence ATGATCAAATTCATGCTCGACACCAACATCTGTATTTTCACGATCAAAAATAAACCCCAGATCGTTAGAGAAGCTTTCAATCTTCATCACGGCCAGCTCTGCATTAGCGCCGTCACGCCGATGGAGTTGATCTACGGCGCAGAAAAGTCATCCGCCCCAGAGAAAAATCTCGGCGTCATCGAAGGGTTCTGTGCCCGACTTGAGGTTTTACCTTTTGGTTATGACGCTGCAGCACATACCGGAATGATCCGGGCGGAGCTGGCAAAGATGGGCAGGCCAATCCGCCCCTACGACCAGATGATTGCCGGCCACGCCCGCTCCCTCGGGCTGATCGTGGTCACTAATAACCTGAAAGAGTTCGAAAGAGTCCCCGGACTGCGCATCGAGGATTGGACCACTGTGACGACGACAGGGTCGTAA
- a CDS encoding carboxypeptidase regulatory-like domain-containing protein gives MKLIHYFVLPFVAISVLLFPIALNATNLAPIDNSGVQVQPMQQNGITYLSGGIGEDEARAIGQAQGYNLHMTFAVGPENKYIPDVEVTVHNASGQTLLTLTEAGPLVYVQLPPGKYTVVATRNGEARRDTAEVGSGAARNLVFHWNGDE, from the coding sequence ATGAAGCTCATTCATTATTTTGTATTACCCTTCGTCGCCATCAGCGTCCTGCTGTTCCCCATCGCCCTCAACGCCACCAACCTCGCACCCATCGACAACAGCGGCGTGCAGGTCCAGCCCATGCAGCAGAACGGCATCACTTATCTGTCGGGCGGTATCGGTGAGGATGAAGCCCGGGCCATCGGGCAAGCCCAGGGTTACAACTTGCACATGACATTCGCGGTTGGCCCGGAAAACAAATACATCCCGGATGTGGAGGTCACTGTCCATAACGCGTCGGGGCAAACGCTGCTGACGCTGACTGAGGCCGGGCCGCTGGTTTACGTGCAACTGCCGCCCGGCAAATACACGGTGGTGGCGACGCGCAACGGTGAGGCGCGGCGCGACACTGCTGAGGTAGGCAGCGGGGCCGCGCGCAACCTGGTGTTTCATTGGAACGGTGACGAATAA
- a CDS encoding PDDEXK nuclease domain-containing protein — protein sequence MTPMLPQDDPQLAPLINELGELIRQARQKVLRAVDTLQVQTCWQIGRHIVEFEQGGAERAAYGARLLPTLAKELTTRFGKGFDERNLRHMRDFYQSFPIWNAVRSELSWTHYRTLLRIEDDNARHWYMNEVATQNWSTRALERQIGTFYYERLLASRDRPAVQQEATTHLEKLNLSPRDIIRDPVVLEFLGLPNAGTLLETELEQALIDQLQGFLLELGKGFAFIARQQRISTDSKDFYLDLVFYNYLLKCFVIVDLKRGELSHQDIGQMDMYVRLYDDLKRGPDDKPTVGIILCAQKDESVVRYSVLQGNEQLFASQYQLVLPTEEELRNELDRERTRLEARQPGPAT from the coding sequence ATGACGCCCATGCTGCCCCAAGATGACCCACAGCTCGCTCCCTTGATCAACGAACTCGGCGAACTGATTCGCCAGGCACGCCAAAAGGTCCTGCGTGCCGTCGATACACTCCAGGTACAAACCTGCTGGCAGATTGGGCGGCACATTGTCGAATTCGAACAGGGCGGCGCCGAGCGGGCAGCTTATGGGGCTAGACTGCTGCCGACGCTGGCTAAAGAGCTTACGACGCGGTTTGGGAAAGGATTCGATGAACGGAATCTGCGGCACATGCGGGACTTTTATCAATCGTTTCCGATTTGGAACGCAGTGCGTTCCGAATTGAGTTGGACCCACTACCGTACGCTTCTGCGGATAGAAGACGATAACGCCCGTCATTGGTACATGAACGAAGTGGCTACCCAGAACTGGTCAACTCGTGCGCTGGAACGCCAGATCGGCACCTTCTACTACGAACGCCTGCTGGCCAGTCGGGACCGCCCTGCCGTGCAGCAGGAAGCGACAACTCACCTTGAAAAACTCAACCTCAGCCCAAGAGACATCATCAGGGATCCGGTGGTCCTGGAGTTTCTCGGCCTGCCCAATGCCGGCACGCTACTGGAAACGGAACTGGAACAAGCCCTGATCGACCAGCTACAGGGTTTCCTCCTTGAGTTGGGCAAGGGTTTCGCCTTCATCGCTCGCCAGCAACGCATCAGCACCGACAGCAAGGACTTCTACCTCGACCTGGTCTTCTACAACTACTTGCTCAAGTGCTTTGTAATCGTCGACCTCAAGCGTGGCGAACTGAGCCACCAGGACATCGGGCAGATGGACATGTACGTGCGCCTCTACGACGACCTCAAACGCGGCCCCGACGACAAACCCACCGTCGGCATCATTCTCTGCGCCCAGAAAGACGAGTCAGTGGTGCGTTATTCCGTCTTACAAGGCAACGAACAACTATTCGCCAGCCAGTACCAACTCGTGCTCCCTACGGAAGAAGAACTGCGCAATGAGCTGGATCGCGAGCGGACACGACTTGAGGCACGGCAACCGGGGCCAGCGACCTGA
- a CDS encoding DHCW motif cupin fold protein has product MDISGIPFGTTDWSTIEPTEHKGITGTAYWRTQQFGTIRVRMVEYTSGYLADHWCTKGHILFCLKGELNTELEDGRQFLLKPGMSYQVADQAEPHRSSTSSGATLFIVD; this is encoded by the coding sequence ATGGATATCTCCGGCATCCCTTTTGGCACCACCGATTGGTCAACCATCGAGCCCACCGAGCACAAGGGCATTACCGGAACCGCGTATTGGCGTACCCAACAGTTCGGGACCATTCGCGTGCGGATGGTGGAATACACGTCGGGGTACCTGGCCGACCATTGGTGCACCAAGGGCCACATCCTGTTTTGCCTCAAGGGCGAGCTCAACACTGAACTTGAAGACGGGCGGCAATTTTTGCTCAAGCCAGGCATGAGCTATCAAGTAGCCGACCAGGCCGAGCCCCATCGCTCCTCGACTTCGTCAGGGGCCACGCTCTTCATAGTGGATTGA
- a CDS encoding oxidative damage protection protein: MTRTIMCRKYKEELEGLERAPFPGAKGQDIYDHVSAKAWADWQKHQTLLINEKRLNMMNAEDRKYLQGEMDKYFSGEDYAKAEGYVPPSE, from the coding sequence ATGACCCGCACCATCATGTGCCGCAAGTACAAAGAAGAACTCGAAGGCCTGGAACGTGCACCGTTCCCGGGTGCCAAGGGCCAGGACATCTACGACCACGTCTCGGCCAAGGCCTGGGCCGACTGGCAGAAACACCAGACCCTGCTGATCAATGAAAAACGCCTGAACATGATGAACGCTGAAGATCGCAAATACCTTCAGGGCGAGATGGACAAGTACTTTTCCGGCGAAGATTACGCCAAGGCCGAAGGCTACGTGCCGCCGTCCGAATAA
- the mutY gene encoding A/G-specific adenine glycosylase, with the protein MRAEQFSTAVLDWFDRHGRHDLPWQQGISPYRVWVSEIMLQQTQVSTVLNYFDRFMAALPTVQALAAAPEDEVLHLWTGLGYYTRARNLQKTAKIVVEQYGGEFPRDVEKLTELPGIGLSTAGAIASISMGLRAPILDGNVKRVLARFTAQEGYPGEPKVAKQLWATAERFTPQDRVNAYTQAMMDLGATLCTRSKPSCLLCPLKQGCEAHMLGLETRYPIPKPRKEVPKKRTLMPMLANHEGAILLYRRPSTGLWGGLWSLPELDDLDDLQHLALQHSLELGNQQQMPSLVHTFSHFQLAIEPWLVRVRETGHHVAEADWLWYNLATPPRLGLAAPVKTLLERAAAVMNAGELQ; encoded by the coding sequence ATGAGAGCCGAACAGTTTTCCACCGCTGTCCTGGATTGGTTCGACCGCCACGGGCGCCACGATTTACCCTGGCAGCAGGGTATCTCGCCCTACCGGGTGTGGGTCTCGGAGATCATGTTGCAGCAGACCCAGGTCAGCACCGTGCTCAACTACTTCGATCGGTTCATGGCCGCGCTGCCCACCGTTCAAGCCCTGGCCGCCGCGCCAGAGGACGAAGTGCTGCACCTGTGGACCGGGCTGGGTTACTACACCCGTGCGCGCAACTTGCAGAAAACCGCGAAAATCGTCGTTGAACAGTACGGCGGCGAATTCCCCCGGGACGTGGAAAAACTCACCGAGTTGCCGGGCATCGGCCTGTCCACCGCCGGCGCCATCGCCAGCATCAGCATGGGCCTGCGGGCGCCGATTCTCGATGGCAACGTCAAGCGGGTACTGGCGCGCTTCACCGCCCAGGAAGGCTACCCAGGCGAACCCAAGGTGGCGAAACAACTGTGGGCCACCGCCGAGCGCTTCACGCCACAGGACCGGGTCAACGCCTACACCCAGGCGATGATGGACCTGGGCGCCACGCTCTGTACCCGCAGCAAGCCCAGTTGCCTGCTCTGCCCGCTGAAGCAAGGTTGCGAGGCCCACATGCTGGGCCTGGAAACCCGCTACCCGATTCCCAAGCCACGCAAGGAAGTGCCCAAGAAGCGCACCTTGATGCCAATGCTGGCCAACCACGAGGGCGCAATCCTGCTTTATCGTCGCCCCTCCACAGGGCTCTGGGGCGGGCTGTGGAGCCTGCCGGAACTCGACGACCTCGACGACCTGCAGCACCTGGCCCTGCAACACTCGCTGGAACTGGGCAACCAACAGCAAATGCCAAGCCTGGTGCACACCTTCAGCCACTTCCAGTTGGCGATCGAACCCTGGCTGGTCCGGGTCCGGGAAACCGGCCATCACGTGGCCGAGGCCGACTGGCTCTGGTATAACCTCGCCACCCCGCCGCGCCTGGGCCTTGCCGCCCCGGTCAAAACCTTGCTCGAACGCGCGGCCGCCGTAATGAACGCAGGAGAGTTGCAATGA